Proteins encoded together in one Bactrocera neohumeralis isolate Rockhampton chromosome 4, APGP_CSIRO_Bneo_wtdbg2-racon-allhic-juicebox.fasta_v2, whole genome shotgun sequence window:
- the LOC126754627 gene encoding uncharacterized protein LOC126754627, with the protein MFRSCRRLTFVLIACVQLQVVQNEKIVKLLEITCECVQPTSLNITLCTLKQMPHDMAEVSVAATLLQRPINNATLSALLIKRGYEDRAPMVEYTIDGCAFFRNKRRNFLAIFAYKAMGLDKYSNMNHSCPYDHDILLDRYAFNGKAIGKIIPFGNGEFTFVTKWFAYNDLKAIVKIRFIVFDR; encoded by the exons ATGTTTCGATCGTGTAGAAGGTTGACGTTCGTTTTAATCGCTTGCGTGCAATTGCAAGTTGTGCAAAAT gaaaaaatcgtgaaattacTTGAAATCACCTGTGAGTGTGTGCAACCCACGTCTTTAAATATCACACTTTGCACTTTGAAGCAAATGCCGCATGACATGGCGGAAGTGTCCGTGGCGGCAACACTCTTACAAAGACCTATAAATAATGCGACG CTCTCAGCGCTATTGATCAAACGTGGTTACGAGGATCGCGCACCCATGGTAGAATACACGATTGATGGCTGTGCCTTCTTTCGCAATAAACGTCGAAATTTTTTAGCGATTTTCGCCTATAAGGCTATGGGTCTTGACAAGTATAGCAATATGAATCACAGCTGCCCTTACGAT cacGATATCCTGCTTGATCGCTATGCTTTCAATGGTAAAGCAATCGGAAAAATAATTCCATTTGGCAATGGTGAATTTACTTTCGTCACCAAATGGTTCGCTTACAATGATTTAAAGGCTATTGTTAAAATACGATTTATCGTTTTCGATAGATAA